From the genome of Planctomycetia bacterium, one region includes:
- the uvrA gene encoding excinuclease ABC subunit UvrA, which translates to MSTAAPTATDVITIRGARVHNLKNIDLDIPRDKFIVLTGPSGSGKSSLAFDTLFAEGQRQYIESLSSYARQFIHQLERPDVDLIEGLPPTISIDQRAGSANPRSTVATVTEIYDYLRLLYARAGEPECFQCGAPIRQQAPEEIVDQIMALPEGTKGMILAPLIRGRKGQHAEVFAAAKKSGFVRARIDGAIHDLDALPELAPKKDHTIEAVVDRIIVRPTVQARIAESVQLAIKHGENLVVLLREDKSAPGGWHESLFSTTFSCPNCKISYEELEPRTFSFNSPYGACPTCDGLGARRDFDPDLVIPDKSLALSHGAVAPWRGAASKLQERRRAELAATDSAWETPLAEWKPATMEKLWTSLQAILSEELEKSTNEKLVARLEACRAELPCPDCGGARLRREARSVKVAGLAIYETTRLSVGAAATHFAGLTFRGARAPIAKPLVQEILGRLRFLLKVGLDYLTLDRAADTLSGGELQRIRLATGVGSGLVGVCYILDEPTVGLHPRDTHRLIEALQDLQALGNTLLVVEHDEAVMRAAEQLIEIGPGAGIHGGELVAQGTVADVMAEPDSSTGQFLSGGLRIETPTSRRVVSPKRVLELEGATGNNLKDLTVRFPLGALVCVTGVSGSGKSTLVSETLARAVQRKLTGEGPKPAEHRALRGLNQIDKFVEIDQRPIGRTPRSNPATYTGLFDDIRKVFAQTKEARLRGFKSSRFSFNVAGGRCDECQGQGLRKIDMRFLPDLFVECPVCQGRRFNEQTLAIRYRDRSIADVLDLSIDEAAGFFESFPLIARMLASLQQVGVGYLRLGQASTTLSGGEAQRIKLATELGRPSTGHTLYILDEPTTGLHFEDVRRLLGVLGQLVDQENSVIVIEHHLDVIKSADWIIDLGPEGGAGGGLLLADGSPEQLAALSGNETGRFLGAAMPL; encoded by the coding sequence ATGTCGACCGCCGCCCCCACCGCCACCGATGTCATCACCATCCGCGGCGCGCGCGTCCACAATCTTAAAAACATCGATCTCGATATCCCGCGCGACAAGTTCATCGTCCTCACCGGGCCGAGCGGTTCGGGCAAAAGTTCCTTGGCGTTCGATACGCTCTTTGCCGAGGGGCAACGGCAGTACATCGAGAGTCTGTCGAGCTATGCCCGGCAGTTCATTCATCAGTTGGAACGGCCCGACGTCGATCTGATCGAAGGCCTGCCGCCAACGATTTCCATCGACCAACGGGCTGGCAGCGCGAATCCGCGCAGCACCGTTGCCACGGTGACGGAGATTTACGATTACCTGCGTCTCCTCTACGCCCGGGCGGGCGAGCCGGAGTGTTTTCAATGCGGCGCGCCGATCCGCCAGCAGGCGCCAGAGGAAATCGTCGATCAGATCATGGCTTTGCCCGAGGGGACCAAGGGGATGATCCTGGCCCCGCTCATCCGCGGCCGGAAGGGGCAGCACGCCGAGGTCTTCGCGGCCGCGAAGAAGTCCGGCTTTGTCAGGGCGCGGATCGACGGCGCGATCCACGATCTCGACGCGCTACCGGAGCTCGCGCCCAAGAAAGACCACACGATCGAGGCCGTGGTCGATCGCATTATCGTCCGGCCGACGGTCCAAGCGCGGATCGCCGAATCCGTGCAACTGGCGATCAAGCATGGCGAAAATCTGGTCGTGCTGCTTCGCGAAGACAAATCCGCGCCCGGGGGCTGGCACGAATCGCTGTTCAGCACCACGTTTTCCTGCCCCAACTGCAAAATCAGCTACGAGGAGTTGGAACCGCGCACGTTCAGCTTCAATAGCCCTTATGGCGCTTGCCCGACGTGCGACGGCCTCGGCGCACGAAGGGATTTCGATCCGGATTTGGTGATTCCTGATAAATCGTTGGCCCTCAGCCACGGCGCGGTGGCGCCGTGGCGCGGAGCGGCGAGCAAGCTCCAAGAACGCCGCCGCGCGGAACTCGCCGCCACGGATTCTGCCTGGGAGACGCCGCTCGCCGAATGGAAACCGGCGACGATGGAAAAACTCTGGACGAGTTTGCAGGCCATCCTGAGCGAGGAACTGGAAAAATCAACGAACGAAAAACTGGTCGCGCGACTCGAAGCCTGCCGTGCGGAGCTTCCGTGCCCTGATTGCGGCGGTGCACGGCTCCGGCGCGAAGCTCGCAGCGTGAAGGTCGCCGGACTGGCGATCTACGAAACTACGCGACTGTCCGTCGGCGCGGCCGCAACCCACTTTGCTGGGCTGACATTCCGAGGCGCGCGAGCGCCGATTGCCAAGCCGCTCGTCCAGGAAATCCTGGGCCGGCTGCGGTTCCTGCTCAAAGTCGGCCTCGATTACCTCACGTTGGATCGCGCCGCCGACACGCTCTCCGGCGGCGAGTTGCAGCGAATTCGACTCGCGACCGGTGTCGGTTCCGGCCTGGTCGGCGTTTGCTACATCCTGGATGAACCGACCGTTGGCTTGCATCCGCGCGACACCCACCGGCTCATCGAAGCATTGCAGGACTTGCAGGCCCTCGGCAACACGCTACTAGTTGTTGAACACGATGAAGCCGTGATGCGGGCCGCGGAGCAGCTCATCGAAATCGGCCCCGGCGCGGGCATTCACGGCGGCGAGCTCGTCGCCCAGGGAACCGTCGCGGACGTGATGGCCGAACCCGACTCCTCGACCGGGCAGTTTCTCAGCGGCGGCTTGCGGATTGAAACGCCAACCTCGCGCCGCGTGGTTTCGCCGAAGCGCGTCCTGGAGTTGGAAGGCGCGACCGGCAACAACCTGAAGGACCTCACGGTCCGTTTCCCGCTCGGCGCCCTGGTCTGCGTGACCGGCGTCAGCGGGTCCGGCAAAAGCACTCTGGTCAGCGAGACGCTGGCCCGGGCGGTCCAGCGAAAACTGACCGGCGAAGGCCCCAAGCCGGCCGAACATCGCGCCCTGCGCGGGCTGAACCAGATCGACAAGTTCGTCGAAATCGACCAGCGGCCGATTGGGCGGACGCCGCGAAGTAATCCGGCCACTTACACTGGGCTGTTCGACGATATTCGCAAGGTGTTCGCCCAAACCAAGGAAGCTCGCCTCCGTGGGTTCAAAAGCAGCCGGTTCAGTTTTAATGTTGCCGGCGGCCGGTGCGACGAGTGCCAGGGGCAGGGCCTGCGAAAAATCGACATGCGGTTCCTCCCCGACCTGTTCGTCGAGTGCCCCGTCTGCCAGGGGCGGCGATTTAACGAACAAACTCTTGCCATCAGATACCGCGACCGCTCCATCGCCGACGTGCTCGACCTGTCGATCGACGAAGCGGCGGGTTTCTTCGAGAGCTTTCCGCTGATTGCCCGGATGCTCGCCAGCCTCCAGCAAGTGGGGGTCGGCTACCTGCGGCTGGGCCAGGCGTCGACGACCCTGTCGGGGGGCGAGGCCCAGCGGATCAAGCTGGCCACGGAGTTGGGCCGCCCCAGCACGGGTCACACGCTGTATATCCTGGACGAACCAACCACGGGCCTGCATTTCGAGGACGTCCGCCGGCTCCTGGGCGTGCTCGGGCAACTCGTGGACCAAGAGAATAGCGTGATCGTCATCGAGCACCACCTCGACGTGATCAAATCGGCCGACTGGATCATCGATCTTGGCCCGGAGGGAGGCGCAGGCGGCGGCCTCCTGTTGGCCGACGGGTCGCCGGAACAACTCG
- the mqnE gene encoding aminofutalosine synthase MqnE: MTGNSIYFHSIRDKVLANERLTFDDGLHLYSPEVHLNDLGALANVVRERKNGNHAYYNINSHLNPTNVCVYRCVFCAFRSDLRDPKGYLMSDEQILARGQEAVDNGCTEMHIVGGLHHQMKYDWYVNVIRLLHDAYPSLHLKGWTAVEINWFQHLTKKSVRDILTDLIDAGLGSMPGGGAEIFHPEVRDQICEHKADSRNWVDIHRTAHEMGLRTNATMLYGHIEKPYHRVDHLICLRELQDETGGFQTFIPLAFHPDNTGLSHIQKPSALTDLRTMAVARLMLDNFDHMKAYWIMLGVGTAQAALSYGADDLDGTVRHELIYHDAGAETPEILTVDHIRRLITEAGREPVERDTLYHRVERDGNRWQTAEAIAVG, from the coding sequence ATGACTGGCAATTCAATTTACTTCCACTCCATCCGCGATAAAGTCCTCGCCAACGAACGGCTCACGTTCGACGACGGACTCCACCTCTACAGCCCCGAGGTTCATCTCAATGACCTCGGCGCCCTCGCCAATGTCGTGCGCGAACGGAAGAATGGGAATCACGCGTATTACAACATCAATTCGCATCTGAATCCCACGAACGTCTGCGTGTATCGGTGCGTGTTTTGCGCCTTCCGGTCCGATCTGCGCGACCCCAAGGGCTATCTCATGTCCGACGAGCAGATCCTCGCTCGCGGGCAGGAGGCGGTCGACAACGGTTGCACTGAGATGCACATCGTGGGCGGCTTGCATCACCAGATGAAGTACGACTGGTACGTGAACGTCATCCGCCTGCTGCACGACGCTTACCCGTCGCTGCACCTGAAAGGCTGGACGGCGGTCGAGATCAACTGGTTTCAGCATCTCACCAAGAAAAGCGTCCGCGACATCCTCACCGATCTGATCGACGCCGGACTCGGCAGCATGCCCGGCGGCGGGGCGGAGATTTTCCATCCCGAGGTCCGCGACCAGATCTGTGAGCACAAGGCCGACTCGCGCAACTGGGTCGATATCCACCGCACCGCCCACGAAATGGGCCTCCGCACCAACGCCACGATGCTCTACGGCCACATCGAAAAGCCGTACCATCGCGTCGACCACTTGATCTGCCTCCGCGAATTGCAGGACGAAACCGGCGGCTTCCAAACCTTCATCCCGCTGGCCTTCCATCCGGACAACACCGGGCTGAGCCACATCCAGAAGCCGTCGGCGTTGACCGATCTCCGCACCATGGCCGTGGCGCGGTTGATGCTCGATAACTTCGACCACATGAAGGCCTACTGGATCATGCTCGGCGTCGGCACCGCCCAGGCGGCCCTCTCCTACGGCGCCGACGATCTCGACGGCACGGTCCGTCACGAACTTATCTATCACGATGCCGGCGCGGAAACCCCCGAGATCCTCACGGTCGACCACATCCGCCGCCTAATCACCGAAGCCGGCCGCGAACCGGTTGAACGCGACACGCTCTACCACCGCGTAGAACGGGACGGGAACCGCTGGCAAACGGCGGAAGCCATCGCGGTGGGTTAA